One Candidatus Delongbacteria bacterium DNA segment encodes these proteins:
- a CDS encoding transglutaminase domain-containing protein — protein sequence MLCRLLPLLLLAGWLRAGTLDKLEQDYNAGRLSAVIERAERLQRAGGSPAERAAACRLAALAHNLRLEYAATNACLTEAVVLDPDHLLNPALLADYSGNLQLRGLQPGTLSELERLQAVSTGRPDLHRFYRRLRAQAEAQQGRLRSADSLLSATGGLGEYWLAGPFANMAASGLRRLEDVEAGLFDTTATWEDQFGLPCQWRRIQSAGGLVDLDMLLGGKPDGCSALLTHVLSPLEQPARLLLSGSGQFRVQVNGAWLLETAEHQAGIDLLYELPVRLAAGWNRILVKACAEQQALQVGLSLVTDAGHPLELEVRATPPGPLVAQLPQGTAPDAVAAWDPGAWLPRLLARTDLPLADEVYLASFLLKRGFLEDGRHCLRRLEARFPSGLASAMTRLDDLNMNLRANEASQLLRTLADQYPELLLARMLQPGRLLEEHDNDGCRRLVQELHSLFPDQSEVILHRGLMLLMDGDTPGGLALMRQGIAREPGCLDLRNSLLEILAALQDEDTRQAEIFALAGARPDWPEGLRWAGGEAFRHDQPEEALRWTAAALAADGRRDIYHRDAALVMQRAGRLDEALEHVNRGLAVSPAMEGLLALKPVLLDKLNRREEALEARLEQARLTTHNYTLQEMIRAARSQPSPFDELPGIRRETLLAESLDWVPTGSPAVYLLDECQYVFQPGGACDRRYRYLVKVLTDAGVKDFMTMNASGSVEVARTIKADGRQIMADIKNGEAAFADLEPGDLVEFQGLSTTLPTAGLPHEYYGSWRFDVGYPVLCSHAVLHFPAGMEPKVQLHNIELEARRGQAAGRPYLEYQTWRRPALLQEFLAPEAHEYGAWLDFSTIREWDRVVRWYQDVISGRLAPSPELRELAGQLDVSQGSDSLRIRRATHWVMENIQYEGEQFVNSGYLPRSIREILRTGYGDCKDQAVLLVGLLRTLGVSASVALVNNSDHMVRSYLPSQRFTHAIVKAVTRDGRVYWIDTTARRLTFPNVPYTLEGQEALVVDGQGAGFERIPLDPLAGLSSRAVLHAVAAADGGLQVRGRIDYTGEEAAWLRDYISREKPETHEALVNGIVSESRPGARFQSFRVQAAGLDEDVSVDFDYALPTAGTSAGSLLLVPLPWSANDVPDDLATLETRRTALDVTHRRGSFDETIELELPAGATLLGEVKAVELKCPSGSYHLRREPAPAGVVRICRHFEITGQRIEPGDYPPFREFLHAAWKAENERLVLQMP from the coding sequence ATGCTGTGTCGCTTGCTGCCGCTGTTGTTGTTGGCCGGCTGGTTGCGCGCCGGGACGCTGGACAAACTGGAGCAGGACTACAACGCCGGCCGGCTCTCGGCCGTCATCGAGCGCGCGGAGCGCCTGCAGCGAGCCGGCGGCAGTCCGGCGGAGCGCGCGGCGGCCTGTCGCCTGGCGGCGCTGGCCCACAACCTGCGGTTGGAGTACGCGGCGACCAACGCCTGTCTCACCGAGGCCGTCGTGCTGGACCCGGACCACTTGCTGAACCCGGCGCTCCTGGCCGACTACTCCGGCAATCTCCAGCTGCGCGGCCTGCAACCCGGCACGTTGTCGGAGTTGGAACGCTTGCAGGCCGTGTCGACGGGACGTCCGGATCTGCACCGGTTCTATCGCAGATTGCGGGCCCAGGCGGAGGCCCAGCAGGGTCGCCTGCGGAGCGCGGACTCCCTGTTGTCGGCAACCGGCGGATTGGGCGAGTACTGGCTGGCCGGCCCCTTCGCCAACATGGCCGCCTCCGGTTTGCGCCGCCTGGAGGACGTGGAGGCGGGCCTCTTCGACACCACCGCCACCTGGGAAGACCAGTTCGGCCTGCCCTGCCAGTGGCGCCGGATCCAATCCGCCGGCGGTCTGGTGGACCTGGACATGCTGCTGGGCGGCAAGCCCGACGGCTGCTCGGCCCTGCTGACCCACGTGCTCAGCCCGCTGGAGCAGCCGGCCCGCCTGCTGCTCAGCGGATCCGGGCAGTTCCGCGTGCAGGTCAACGGCGCCTGGCTGCTGGAGACCGCCGAGCATCAGGCGGGCATCGACCTGCTCTACGAGCTCCCCGTGCGTCTCGCCGCGGGCTGGAACCGCATCCTGGTGAAGGCCTGCGCCGAACAGCAGGCCCTCCAGGTCGGCCTGAGCCTGGTCACCGACGCCGGTCACCCCCTCGAACTGGAAGTGCGCGCCACGCCGCCGGGGCCGCTGGTGGCGCAGCTGCCCCAGGGAACGGCGCCGGACGCCGTGGCGGCCTGGGATCCCGGCGCGTGGCTGCCGCGTCTGCTGGCCCGGACGGACCTGCCCCTGGCCGATGAGGTCTACCTGGCCTCCTTCCTGTTGAAGCGGGGCTTTCTGGAGGATGGCCGGCACTGCCTGCGGCGTCTGGAGGCCCGCTTCCCCAGCGGCCTGGCCAGCGCCATGACCCGCCTGGACGACCTGAACATGAATCTGCGCGCCAACGAGGCCTCGCAACTGCTGCGCACACTGGCCGACCAGTACCCGGAGCTCCTGCTGGCTCGCATGCTGCAGCCGGGACGTTTGCTGGAGGAGCACGACAACGACGGCTGCCGCCGGCTGGTGCAGGAGCTGCACAGCCTGTTTCCCGACCAGTCAGAAGTCATCCTGCACCGCGGGCTGATGCTGCTGATGGACGGCGACACGCCGGGCGGACTGGCCCTGATGAGGCAGGGCATCGCCCGGGAGCCCGGCTGCCTGGACCTGCGCAACTCGCTGCTGGAGATCCTGGCCGCCCTCCAGGACGAGGACACGCGGCAGGCGGAGATCTTCGCCCTGGCCGGGGCCCGGCCCGATTGGCCCGAGGGGCTGCGCTGGGCCGGCGGCGAGGCCTTCCGCCACGACCAGCCGGAGGAGGCCCTGCGCTGGACCGCGGCCGCGCTGGCCGCGGACGGCCGCCGGGACATTTACCACCGGGACGCGGCGCTGGTGATGCAACGCGCCGGGCGGCTGGACGAGGCGCTGGAGCACGTCAACCGCGGACTGGCGGTGAGCCCGGCCATGGAGGGGCTGCTGGCGCTGAAGCCCGTCCTGCTGGACAAGCTGAACCGCCGCGAGGAGGCCCTGGAGGCCCGGCTGGAGCAGGCCCGGCTCACGACGCACAACTACACGCTGCAGGAGATGATCCGCGCGGCGCGCAGCCAACCCTCGCCCTTCGACGAGTTGCCCGGCATCCGGCGCGAGACCCTGCTGGCGGAGTCGCTGGACTGGGTGCCGACCGGCTCGCCAGCGGTCTACCTGCTGGACGAATGCCAGTACGTGTTCCAGCCCGGCGGGGCCTGCGACCGGCGCTACCGCTACCTGGTGAAGGTGCTCACCGACGCCGGCGTCAAGGACTTCATGACCATGAACGCCTCGGGCAGCGTGGAGGTGGCCCGCACCATCAAGGCCGACGGCCGGCAGATCATGGCCGACATCAAGAACGGCGAGGCCGCCTTCGCGGACCTGGAGCCGGGCGATCTGGTGGAGTTCCAGGGCCTCAGCACCACACTGCCCACGGCCGGCCTGCCCCACGAGTACTACGGATCCTGGCGCTTCGACGTCGGGTACCCCGTCCTCTGCTCGCACGCCGTCCTGCACTTTCCGGCCGGGATGGAACCCAAGGTCCAGCTGCACAACATCGAGCTCGAAGCCCGGCGGGGACAGGCCGCCGGCCGCCCCTACCTCGAGTACCAGACCTGGCGGCGTCCGGCGCTCCTGCAGGAGTTCCTGGCCCCGGAGGCCCACGAGTACGGCGCCTGGCTGGATTTCAGCACGATCCGGGAATGGGACCGCGTGGTGCGCTGGTATCAGGACGTGATCTCCGGCCGGCTGGCGCCTTCCCCCGAGCTGCGCGAGTTGGCCGGACAGCTGGACGTGTCACAGGGGTCGGACTCCCTGCGCATCCGCCGCGCCACGCACTGGGTGATGGAGAACATCCAATACGAGGGCGAGCAGTTCGTCAACAGCGGCTACCTGCCCCGTTCCATCCGTGAGATCCTGCGGACGGGCTACGGCGACTGCAAGGACCAGGCCGTGCTGCTGGTGGGCCTGCTGCGCACGCTGGGCGTGTCGGCCTCCGTGGCGCTGGTCAACAACTCCGACCACATGGTTCGCTCCTACCTGCCCTCCCAGCGCTTCACCCACGCCATCGTCAAGGCCGTGACACGGGACGGCCGCGTCTACTGGATCGACACCACGGCCCGGCGCCTGACCTTCCCCAACGTGCCGTACACACTGGAGGGCCAGGAGGCCCTGGTGGTGGACGGACAGGGCGCAGGCTTCGAGCGGATTCCCCTCGATCCCCTCGCGGGCCTCTCCAGCCGCGCAGTCCTGCACGCCGTGGCGGCGGCTGATGGCGGCCTGCAGGTCCGGGGTCGCATCGACTACACGGGCGAGGAGGCGGCCTGGCTGCGCGACTACATCTCCCGCGAGAAGCCCGAGACCCACGAGGCGCTGGTGAACGGGATCGTCAGCGAGAGCCGGCCCGGCGCGCGCTTCCAGTCCTTCCGGGTGCAGGCCGCCGGTCTGGATGAGGACGTCAGCGTCGACTTCGACTACGCGCTGCCCACCGCGGGCACCTCCGCCGGCAGCCTGCTGCTGGTTCCGCTGCCCTGGAGCGCCAACGACGTGCCGGACGACCTGGCCACGCTGGAGACCCGGCGCACCGCGCTGGACGTCACCCACCGGCGCGGTAGCTTCGACGAGACCATCGAGCTGGAGCTGCCCGCCGGCGCGACCCTGCTGGGCGAGGTCAAGGCTGTCGAGTTGAAGTGCCCGTCCGGCTCCTATCACCTCAGGCGTGAGCCGGCCCCGGCGGGCGTGGTGCGGATCTGCCGGCACTTCGAGATCACGGGACAACGGATCGAGCCCGGCGACTATCCGCCCTTCCGCGAATTCCTGCACGCGGCCTGGAAGGCGGAGAACGAACGGCTGGTGCTGCAGATGCCCTAA
- a CDS encoding MOSC domain-containing protein: protein MQPPRPDPRVVAVLAGRVIRRVDGQGEWESAVEKLPLGGPASVTRLGLEGDEQADRRHHGGPDKALLAWAAAHYPRWADWLGRPLAAGSFGENLLLEGLDEELTCLGDRWALCPAGHPEDEDPPVSAPVLEVSQPRVPCYKPGRLLGQADMAARMAEWGHTGWYLRVLVAGQVAAGARPRLLQRPHPDWSVARCWKAYACRDTHPQEWQALRRLPELAEAWRT from the coding sequence ATGCAGCCACCACGCCCGGATCCCCGCGTAGTTGCCGTGCTGGCCGGCCGGGTCATCCGGCGCGTCGACGGACAGGGGGAATGGGAGAGTGCCGTGGAGAAGCTCCCGCTCGGCGGCCCGGCCAGTGTCACACGGCTGGGGCTGGAGGGCGACGAGCAGGCGGATCGCCGGCACCACGGCGGGCCGGACAAGGCCCTGCTGGCCTGGGCGGCTGCCCACTACCCGCGCTGGGCGGACTGGCTGGGCCGGCCGCTGGCGGCTGGGTCCTTCGGCGAGAACCTGCTGCTGGAGGGACTGGACGAAGAGCTGACCTGCCTGGGGGATCGCTGGGCCCTTTGTCCGGCCGGCCACCCGGAGGACGAGGATCCGCCGGTGTCGGCGCCCGTGCTGGAGGTGAGCCAGCCCCGCGTGCCGTGTTACAAGCCGGGCCGTCTGCTGGGGCAGGCGGACATGGCGGCGCGGATGGCGGAGTGGGGTCACACGGGCTGGTACCTGCGCGTGCTGGTGGCGGGCCAGGTCGCCGCGGGAGCCCGGCCACGGCTGCTGCAGCGGCCCCATCCCGACTGGAGCGTGGCGCGCTGCTGGAAGGCCTACGCCTGTCGGGACACCCATCCGCAGGAGTGGCAGGCCCTGCGCCGGCTGCCCGAACTGGCCGAGGCCTGGCGGACCTGA
- a CDS encoding ATP-binding cassette domain-containing protein: MAVSGLEVRLRKRVPGFTLDVEWRMEHELAVLFGFSGAGKTMTLQLVSGLLDPDEGRVALDGEVWCDTAAGLRRPPGRRPVGYVFQDLALFPHLSVLGNVLHGAPDLPAPRRRERAHELLATFYLEGLEERLPRELSGGQKQRVALARALIRQPALLMLDEPFSALDRPLRLEMREVLQEVRARFQIPILLVTHDLEEAAALADRWIVYEQGRVAQQGRLEALRAAPASPAVAALLGAG, encoded by the coding sequence ATGGCTGTGAGCGGGCTGGAGGTCCGGCTGCGCAAGCGCGTGCCCGGCTTCACGCTGGATGTGGAGTGGCGCATGGAGCACGAGCTGGCCGTGCTCTTCGGCTTCTCCGGGGCCGGCAAGACCATGACCCTGCAACTCGTCTCCGGCCTGCTGGACCCCGACGAGGGCCGGGTGGCCCTGGACGGAGAAGTCTGGTGTGACACAGCCGCCGGTCTGCGCCGCCCGCCCGGTCGGCGGCCGGTGGGCTACGTCTTCCAGGACCTGGCGCTCTTTCCCCACCTGAGCGTGCTGGGCAACGTGCTGCACGGCGCACCGGACCTGCCGGCCCCCCGGCGCCGCGAGCGCGCCCATGAGCTCCTGGCCACCTTCTATCTGGAGGGGCTGGAGGAACGCCTGCCGCGCGAGCTCTCCGGCGGCCAGAAGCAGCGCGTGGCCCTGGCCCGCGCCCTCATCCGCCAGCCCGCGCTGCTCATGCTGGACGAGCCCTTCTCCGCCCTGGACCGCCCGCTGCGTCTGGAGATGCGCGAGGTGCTGCAGGAGGTGCGCGCCCGCTTCCAGATCCCCATCCTGCTGGTGACCCACGACCTGGAGGAGGCGGCGGCCCTGGCCGACCGCTGGATCGTCTACGAGCAGGGCCGGGTGGCCCAACAGGGCCGGCTGGAGGCTCTCCGCGCGGCGCCCGCCTCCCCCGCCGTGGCGGCATTGCTCGGCGCAGGCTGA